The Lutibacter profundi genome includes a region encoding these proteins:
- a CDS encoding LytR/AlgR family response regulator transcription factor, whose product MTLYFLFPNFLLQKEYGKFLLFYLFLLIIVTLFIQRVLYFYIIQPTYLQDFKSGNFFAITEVMNTLLDINIAAIIPFGYVFFKNWKKTNQRTIELENKQLEYLSGDKFIYLKVEKSLQKIFIKDIVFIESLKNYIRVKTTEREIITHKSITSIQESLPKEKFLRVHRSYIINLDFIDSFSPSKLNLKGITIPIGRKHKDEVKNTLGYF is encoded by the coding sequence GTGACATTATATTTTTTGTTCCCTAATTTTTTACTTCAAAAGGAATATGGAAAGTTTCTTTTATTTTACCTATTTTTATTAATTATTGTTACACTTTTTATTCAGAGAGTGTTGTATTTTTATATTATTCAGCCAACATATTTACAAGATTTTAAGAGTGGTAATTTCTTTGCTATTACAGAAGTTATGAATACTCTTTTAGACATTAACATTGCTGCAATTATTCCATTTGGATATGTGTTTTTTAAAAATTGGAAAAAGACAAATCAAAGAACCATTGAACTCGAAAATAAACAATTAGAATATCTGAGTGGAGATAAATTTATTTATTTAAAAGTTGAAAAGTCACTTCAAAAAATTTTTATAAAAGACATTGTTTTTATCGAAAGCCTTAAAAATTATATAAGAGTAAAAACAACCGAAAGAGAAATTATTACTCATAAAAGTATCACATCTATACAAGAATCTCTGCCAAAAGAAAAATTCTTACGAGTTCATAGATCTTATATTATTAATCTTGATTTTATTGATTCTTTTTCTCCTAGTAAATTAAATTTAAAAGGAATTACAATTCCAATAGGTAGAAAACATAAAGATGAAGTAAAAAATACTTTAGGTTATTTTTAG